In the genome of Lacerta agilis isolate rLacAgi1 chromosome 2, rLacAgi1.pri, whole genome shotgun sequence, one region contains:
- the LOC117042654 gene encoding oocyte zinc finger protein XlCOF6-like isoform X6, whose amino-acid sequence MEGERWTVDLVRLSPASLPTTSEHSLPGPLEKSGEEDDGQNSMEPSVNSWIRTNKQFKCMECGMCFNHSGRLRIHQKTHTGEKPFNCMECGKSFSRSGSLRIHQRTHTGQKPFKCIECGKSFSVNGHLRTHQRTHTGQKPFKCIECGKSFSQNGNLRTHQRIHMGEKPFKCMECGKSFSENGTLRRHQRTHTGEKPFKCIECGKDFSENGTLRRHQRTHTGEKPFKCMECGKSFSLSKGLRIHQRTHTGEKPFKCIECGKSFSQYGYLKTHQRTHTGEKPFKCIECGKSFSRHGNLRTHQQIHTGEKPFKCIECGKSFSSSGLLRIHQRTHTGQKPFKCIECGKSFSVNGHLRRHQRIHTGEKPFKCMECGKSFSLSEGLRIHQRTHTGEKLFECIECGKSFSRYGHLRTHQRTHTGQKPFKCIECGKSFSQNGNLRRHQRIHMGEKPFKCMECGKSFSENGTLRRHQRTHTGEKPFKCIECGKDFSENGTLRRHQRTHTGEKPFKCMECGKSFSLSKGLRIHQRTHTGEKPFKCIECGKSFSRYGYLKTHQRTHTGEKPFKCIECGKSFSRHGNLTTHQQIHTGEKPFKCIECGKSFSSSGLLRIHQRTHTGEKPFECIECGKSFSQSGSLRIHQRTHTGETPFKCMECGKSFSGSGDLRRHQRTHTGKKPFKCIECGKSFSESGKLRKHQLIHMGKP is encoded by the coding sequence CAGAATTCTATGGAGCCATCTGTGAATTCATGGATAAGAACAAATAAAcagtttaaatgcatggaatgtgggatgTGCTTTAATCACAGTGGAAGACTGAGAATACACCAAAAaacccacactggggagaaaccatttaattgtatggagtgtggaaagagcttcagtagaagtggatcacttagaatacatcaacgaacccacacagggcagaaaccatttaaatgtattgaatgtggaaagagcttcagtgtaaatggacaccttagaacacatcaacgaactcacacagggcagaaaccatttaaatgtattgaatgtggaaagagcttcagtcaaaatggaaaccttagaacacatcaacgaattcacatgggggagaaaccatttaaatgtatggagtgtggaaagagcttcagtgaaaatggaacacttagaagacatcaacgaacccacacaggggagaaaccatttaaatgtattgaatgtggtaaggacttcagtgaaaatggaacacttagaagacatcaacgaacccacacaggggagaaaccatttaaatgtatggagtgtggaaagagcttcagtttaaGTAAAGGACTTAGAATACACCaacgaacccacacaggggagaaaccatttaaatgcattgaatgtggaaagagcttcagtcaatatGGATACCTTAAaacacatcaacgaactcacacaggggagaaaccatttaaatgcattgaatgtggaaagagcttcagtcgacatggaaaccttagaacacatcaacaaattcacacgggggagaaaccatttaaatgtattgaatgtggaaagagcttcagtagtaGTGGAttacttagaatacatcaacgaacccacacagggcagaaaccatttaaatgtattgaatgtggaaagagcttcagtgtaaatggacaccttagaagacatcaacgaattcacactggagagaaaccatttaaatgtatggagtgtggaaagagcttcagtctaaGTGAAGGACTTAGAATACACCAACgaacacacacaggggagaaactatttgaatgtattgaatgtggaaagagcttcagtcgatatggacaccttagaacacatcaacgaactcacacagggcagaaaccatttaaatgtattgaatgtggaaagagcttcagtcaaaatggaaaccttagaagacatcaacgaattcacatgggggagaaaccatttaaatgtatggagtgtggaaagagcttcagtgaaaatggaacacttagaagacatcaacgaacccacacaggggagaaaccatttaaatgtattgaatgtggtaaggacttcagtgaaaatggaacacttagaagacatcaacgaacccacacaggggagaaaccatttaaatgtatggagtgtggaaagagcttcagtttaaGTAAAGGACTTAGAATACACCaacgaacccacacaggggagaaaccatttaaatgcattgaatgtggaaagagcttcagtcgataTGGATACCTTAAaacacatcaacgaactcacacaggggagaaaccatttaaatgcattgaatgtggaaagagcttcagtcgacaTGGAAACCTTACAACACATCAAcaaattcacacgggggagaaaccatttaaatgtattgaatgtggaaagagcttcagtagtaGTGGAttacttagaatacatcaacgaacccacacaggggagaaaccatttgaatgtattgaatgtggaaagagcttcagtcaaagtggatcacttagaatacatcaacgaacccacacaggggagacaccatttaaatgtatggaatgtggaaagagcttcagtggaagtggagaccttagaagacatcaacgaactcacacagggaagaaaccatttaaatgtattgaatgtggaaagagcttcagtgaaagtggaaaacttagaaaACATCAGCTAATTCacatgggaaaaccatag
- the LOC117042654 gene encoding oocyte zinc finger protein XlCOF6-like isoform X5 translates to MEGGRWTVDLVRLPPASLPTTSEHSLPGPLEKSDSQTGEEDDNQNSMEPSVNSWIRTNKQFKCMECGMCFNHSGRLRIHQKTHTGEKPFNCMECGKSFSRSGSLRIHQRTHTGQKPFKCIECGKSFSVNGHLRTHQRTHTGQKPFKCIECGKSFSQNGNLRTHQRIHMGEKPFKCMECGKSFSENGTLRRHQRTHTGEKPFKCIECGKDFSENGTLRRHQRTHTGEKPFKCMECGKSFSLSKGLRIHQRTHTGEKPFKCIECGKSFSQYGYLKTHQRTHTGEKPFKCIECGKSFSRHGNLRTHQQIHTGEKPFKCIECGKSFSSSGLLRIHQRTHTGQKPFKCIECGKSFSVNGHLRRHQRIHTGEKPFKCMECGKSFSLSEGLRIHQRTHTGEKLFECIECGKSFSRYGHLRTHQRTHTGQKPFKCIECGKSFSQNGNLRRHQRIHMGEKPFKCMECGKSFSENGTLRRHQRTHTGEKPFKCIECGKDFSENGTLRRHQRTHTGEKPFKCMECGKSFSLSKGLRIHQRTHTGEKPFKCIECGKSFSRYGYLKTHQRTHTGEKPFKCIECGKSFSRHGNLTTHQQIHTGEKPFKCIECGKSFSSSGLLRIHQRTHTGEKPFECIECGKSFSQSGSLRIHQRTHTGETPFKCMECGKSFSGSGDLRRHQRTHTGKKPFKCIECGKSFSESGKLRKHQLIHMGKP, encoded by the exons atggaaggaggaag atggacggttgacctggtcaggcttcctcctgcgtccctccccacaacctctgagcATTCCCTCCCAGGACCCTTGGAgaaatctg ACTCCCAAACAGGTGAGGAAGATGACAATCAGAATTCTATGGAGCCATCTGTGAATTCATGGATAAGAACAAATAAAcagtttaaatgcatggaatgtgggatgTGCTTTAATCACAGTGGAAGACTGAGAATACACCAAAAaacccacactggggagaaaccatttaattgtatggagtgtggaaagagcttcagtagaagtggatcacttagaatacatcaacgaacccacacagggcagaaaccatttaaatgtattgaatgtggaaagagcttcagtgtaaatggacaccttagaacacatcaacgaactcacacagggcagaaaccatttaaatgtattgaatgtggaaagagcttcagtcaaaatggaaaccttagaacacatcaacgaattcacatgggggagaaaccatttaaatgtatggagtgtggaaagagcttcagtgaaaatggaacacttagaagacatcaacgaacccacacaggggagaaaccatttaaatgtattgaatgtggtaaggacttcagtgaaaatggaacacttagaagacatcaacgaacccacacaggggagaaaccatttaaatgtatggagtgtggaaagagcttcagtttaaGTAAAGGACTTAGAATACACCaacgaacccacacaggggagaaaccatttaaatgcattgaatgtggaaagagcttcagtcaatatGGATACCTTAAaacacatcaacgaactcacacaggggagaaaccatttaaatgcattgaatgtggaaagagcttcagtcgacatggaaaccttagaacacatcaacaaattcacacgggggagaaaccatttaaatgtattgaatgtggaaagagcttcagtagtaGTGGAttacttagaatacatcaacgaacccacacagggcagaaaccatttaaatgtattgaatgtggaaagagcttcagtgtaaatggacaccttagaagacatcaacgaattcacactggagagaaaccatttaaatgtatggagtgtggaaagagcttcagtctaaGTGAAGGACTTAGAATACACCAACgaacacacacaggggagaaactatttgaatgtattgaatgtggaaagagcttcagtcgatatggacaccttagaacacatcaacgaactcacacagggcagaaaccatttaaatgtattgaatgtggaaagagcttcagtcaaaatggaaaccttagaagacatcaacgaattcacatgggggagaaaccatttaaatgtatggagtgtggaaagagcttcagtgaaaatggaacacttagaagacatcaacgaacccacacaggggagaaaccatttaaatgtattgaatgtggtaaggacttcagtgaaaatggaacacttagaagacatcaacgaacccacacaggggagaaaccatttaaatgtatggagtgtggaaagagcttcagtttaaGTAAAGGACTTAGAATACACCaacgaacccacacaggggagaaaccatttaaatgcattgaatgtggaaagagcttcagtcgataTGGATACCTTAAaacacatcaacgaactcacacaggggagaaaccatttaaatgcattgaatgtggaaagagcttcagtcgacaTGGAAACCTTACAACACATCAAcaaattcacacgggggagaaaccatttaaatgtattgaatgtggaaagagcttcagtagtaGTGGAttacttagaatacatcaacgaacccacacaggggagaaaccatttgaatgtattgaatgtggaaagagcttcagtcaaagtggatcacttagaatacatcaacgaacccacacaggggagacaccatttaaatgtatggaatgtggaaagagcttcagtggaagtggagaccttagaagacatcaacgaactcacacagggaagaaaccatttaaatgtattgaatgtggaaagagcttcagtgaaagtggaaaacttagaaaACATCAGCTAATTCacatgggaaaaccatag
- the LOC117042654 gene encoding oocyte zinc finger protein XlCOF6-like isoform X4 — translation MEGERWTVDLVRLSPASLPTTSEHSLPGPLEKSDSQTGEEDDNQNSMEPSVNSWIRTNKQFKCMECGMCFNHSGRLRIHQKTHTGEKPFNCMECGKSFSRSGSLRIHQRTHTGQKPFKCIECGKSFSVNGHLRTHQRTHTGQKPFKCIECGKSFSQNGNLRTHQRIHMGEKPFKCMECGKSFSENGTLRRHQRTHTGEKPFKCIECGKDFSENGTLRRHQRTHTGEKPFKCMECGKSFSLSKGLRIHQRTHTGEKPFKCIECGKSFSQYGYLKTHQRTHTGEKPFKCIECGKSFSRHGNLRTHQQIHTGEKPFKCIECGKSFSSSGLLRIHQRTHTGQKPFKCIECGKSFSVNGHLRRHQRIHTGEKPFKCMECGKSFSLSEGLRIHQRTHTGEKLFECIECGKSFSRYGHLRTHQRTHTGQKPFKCIECGKSFSQNGNLRRHQRIHMGEKPFKCMECGKSFSENGTLRRHQRTHTGEKPFKCIECGKDFSENGTLRRHQRTHTGEKPFKCMECGKSFSLSKGLRIHQRTHTGEKPFKCIECGKSFSRYGYLKTHQRTHTGEKPFKCIECGKSFSRHGNLTTHQQIHTGEKPFKCIECGKSFSSSGLLRIHQRTHTGEKPFECIECGKSFSQSGSLRIHQRTHTGETPFKCMECGKSFSGSGDLRRHQRTHTGKKPFKCIECGKSFSESGKLRKHQLIHMGKP, via the coding sequence ACTCCCAAACAGGTGAGGAAGATGACAATCAGAATTCTATGGAGCCATCTGTGAATTCATGGATAAGAACAAATAAAcagtttaaatgcatggaatgtgggatgTGCTTTAATCACAGTGGAAGACTGAGAATACACCAAAAaacccacactggggagaaaccatttaattgtatggagtgtggaaagagcttcagtagaagtggatcacttagaatacatcaacgaacccacacagggcagaaaccatttaaatgtattgaatgtggaaagagcttcagtgtaaatggacaccttagaacacatcaacgaactcacacagggcagaaaccatttaaatgtattgaatgtggaaagagcttcagtcaaaatggaaaccttagaacacatcaacgaattcacatgggggagaaaccatttaaatgtatggagtgtggaaagagcttcagtgaaaatggaacacttagaagacatcaacgaacccacacaggggagaaaccatttaaatgtattgaatgtggtaaggacttcagtgaaaatggaacacttagaagacatcaacgaacccacacaggggagaaaccatttaaatgtatggagtgtggaaagagcttcagtttaaGTAAAGGACTTAGAATACACCaacgaacccacacaggggagaaaccatttaaatgcattgaatgtggaaagagcttcagtcaatatGGATACCTTAAaacacatcaacgaactcacacaggggagaaaccatttaaatgcattgaatgtggaaagagcttcagtcgacatggaaaccttagaacacatcaacaaattcacacgggggagaaaccatttaaatgtattgaatgtggaaagagcttcagtagtaGTGGAttacttagaatacatcaacgaacccacacagggcagaaaccatttaaatgtattgaatgtggaaagagcttcagtgtaaatggacaccttagaagacatcaacgaattcacactggagagaaaccatttaaatgtatggagtgtggaaagagcttcagtctaaGTGAAGGACTTAGAATACACCAACgaacacacacaggggagaaactatttgaatgtattgaatgtggaaagagcttcagtcgatatggacaccttagaacacatcaacgaactcacacagggcagaaaccatttaaatgtattgaatgtggaaagagcttcagtcaaaatggaaaccttagaagacatcaacgaattcacatgggggagaaaccatttaaatgtatggagtgtggaaagagcttcagtgaaaatggaacacttagaagacatcaacgaacccacacaggggagaaaccatttaaatgtattgaatgtggtaaggacttcagtgaaaatggaacacttagaagacatcaacgaacccacacaggggagaaaccatttaaatgtatggagtgtggaaagagcttcagtttaaGTAAAGGACTTAGAATACACCaacgaacccacacaggggagaaaccatttaaatgcattgaatgtggaaagagcttcagtcgataTGGATACCTTAAaacacatcaacgaactcacacaggggagaaaccatttaaatgcattgaatgtggaaagagcttcagtcgacaTGGAAACCTTACAACACATCAAcaaattcacacgggggagaaaccatttaaatgtattgaatgtggaaagagcttcagtagtaGTGGAttacttagaatacatcaacgaacccacacaggggagaaaccatttgaatgtattgaatgtggaaagagcttcagtcaaagtggatcacttagaatacatcaacgaacccacacaggggagacaccatttaaatgtatggaatgtggaaagagcttcagtggaagtggagaccttagaagacatcaacgaactcacacagggaagaaaccatttaaatgtattgaatgtggaaagagcttcagtgaaagtggaaaacttagaaaACATCAGCTAATTCacatgggaaaaccatag